The DNA region GGCGTTCAACTTCCCCATCATGTTGCCCTGCTTCATGTTCCCCATGGCCATCACGGCAGGCAATACCTTCATCCTTAAGCCTTCCGAGCAAGACCCCAGCTCTTCACTGATGCTGGCAAAGCTGGCCCTGGAGGCGGGCTTGCCGCCAGGCGTGCTCAACGTCGTGCATGGCGGGCCGGACACCGCCAACGGCTTGTGCGACCATCCCGATATCAAGGCTGTCTCCTTTATCGGCTCCACGCACGTGGGCACCGAGATCTATCGGCGCGCCTCGAACGCCGGCAAGCGCTGCCAGGCCATGATGGGTGCCAAGAACCATTGCGTGATCTTGCCCGATGCTGATCGCGAGGTGGCGCTTAATCAATTAGTGGGGGCCGCTTTTGGCGCGGCGGGCCAGCGCTGCATGGCCACTTCTGTGGCCGTGCTGGTTGGCGAAGCTCGCGACTGGCTGCCGGACTTCGTCGAGCGCGCCAAGAAGCTCAAGGTCAGCATCGGCTCGGACCGCGACGCGGACCTGGGGCCGCTGGTATCGCCCAATGCCAAGAAGCGGGTGGAAGGTCTGATCGAACAGGGCACCAAGGAAGGCGCCGAACTGGTGCTTGATGGACGAAAGCTGAATGTGCCAGGCTACGAAAAGGGCAATTTCGTGGGTCCTACGATATTCAACGGCGTGAAAGCCGACATGGCAATCTACCAGGAAGAAATATTCGGGCCAGTGCTTTGCGTGGTCGGTGTCGACACGCTGGAAGAGGCCGTGCAGTTCATCAACAATAATCCCAACGGCAACGGCGTGGCGGTCTTTACACAAGATGGCGGCGCGGCGCGGTACTTCCAGAATCATATCGACGTGGGGCAGATCGGTATCAACATACCCATCCCGGTTCCGGTTGCATGGTTCAGCTTTACCGGTTCGCGCGGATCCAAGCTGGGCGACCTGGGTCCAAATGGCAAGCAGGCGGTGCACTTCTGGACTCAGACCAAAACCGTTACGGCAAGGTGGGTGGCTCACGCATCGGGCGTCAATACGACCATATCGATGAAGTAAGCTTATAACCAATAACAATATATTTCAGGTTTCTTATTACATATAATAGCCCTTCCTATAGGGCTATTTTTTTATGAACCTCCAGCAATTCCGTTTCGTTCGCGAAACGATACGGCGCAACTTCAACCTGACCGAAGCGGCTCGCACCCTGTTCACCTCTCAACCGGGCGTGTCAAAGGCCATTATCGAGTTTGAAGACGAGTTGGGGGTGAAAATCTTCGAGCGTCACGGCAAGCGGATCAAAGGCTTGACCAAGCCAGGACTGGTCGTTGCTGAGGTCATCGACCGCATCATGCGGGAAGTGGACAACCTGAAGAAGGTCAGCGACGAGTTCGCCCGCCGCGATGAGGGTGGCCTGACCATAGGGTGCACCCACGCTCAGGCTCGTTATATTCTTCCCAAGGTCATTCCGGCTTTTCGCGAGCGCTTTCCCAAGGTAAGGCTGTCGCTGGCTGAAGGCAACCCGCCGCACCTGGCCCGCATGCTGCTGCACGAACAGGCCGATGTGGCGATTGCCACTGAGACCCTGGCTCAGACGCCCGGCCTTGCCGCCTTGCCCTTGTATTCATGGGAGCACACCATCGTGGTGCGGCCTGATCACCCATTGGCCGAACTGCGCTCGAGCGAGGCCCGCGACATATCGCTCAAACAGCTGGCCGAGTATCCCATCGTTACCTACGACAGGGCCTTTTCGGGCCGGCGCAGCATAGACGAGGTGTTCGCCGCTGCCGACATCACGCCGGACATCGTCCTTGAGGCCATCGACGCCGACGTTATCAAGACCTATGTGGACGTGGGCCTGGGCATCGGCATTATCGCCGGCATGGCCTTTGACCCGCGCCGCGATAAAGGGCTCGTCGGTTTGCCCGCAGGCCACCTGTTCGGCACGCATACCACCCGCGTTGCAGTGAAGTCGGGCGTGTTCCTGCGGGACTACGTCTACGTGCTGCTGGAAATGATGGCGCCCGAGCTGACTCGCGAAGTGGTGCAAGAGGCCATCGACAAGACACCCAAGGCGGGCTGATCGGTAATGCTCCGGCTGTGACAGGCAACGATTCCCATTTTTATTGACAATGCTAATAAGAATGATTATCGTTACCGGACATCGTCATTTCGGAGCATTCAACATGTCTCACGTAGTCAGCGCAGTAGTCGTCGGGGCGGATCGCCTGGGTAATATTCCGGACTTGCTAAAAGGGCACAATATTGCCATCCGCCACCACATCAGTGGTCGCGATCCCTCGCATCAAAAGAAGACCTTGCAGCTACCTTCGGGCACCGAGCTATTGATCCTGCTTACGGATTTTCTGGGCCACAACGTGATGAAGACTTTTCGTGCCGCTGCGCAACGCGCCGGCATACGGGTTCTGGCATGCCGCCGCTCGGTGTGCAGCATGAAACAGGCTTTGAACCAGTGTGGTTACTGTGAAGCTTGCCCGTTGGCGGCCAATGAGCGCGAGGTGGTAGCGGCCAAGCGGCGAGCGCCGTTATAGCGCTTCTTCCAGTAGGCGACATCCATGCTTTCGATTCGGACGACCGCGCCCTTGCGGGGCGCATGGACGAATTTGCTGTCGCCCAGATAAATGCCCACATGCGAATTGCGATGGCCGCGCGTGTTGAAGAACACCAGGTCGCCCTTGCGCAGCTCGCTGGATTTGACCGAAATGCCTTCACGCGCCATTTGGGATGACTGACGCGGCAATTTCAAGCCCAGCGATTTCTCGGCGGCATAGGCCACCAGTCCGCTGCAATCGAACCCGGTGTTGGGCGTTTCGCCGCCATAGCGATATTTGATACCCAGCATGGTGAGCGCCGTGCTGGCGAATGTCTTGGCCGTTTGCTGTGGCTCGGAAGTGGCGTACTGGCGTTCGCGATTGTTTAGGTAAGCGCCCAGAGGGTCGGCTTGGGTTTGCGCCAGGTAGCGGTCGCGCTCCAGTCTTTCTGCACTGCTTTGCGCGTATTGCTGCTGATTGTCATTGGCGGCGCAACCGGCAAGCACCAGCGCCGAGGCGACAAGAAGGGTTTTTACGCCGCGAAGTAAGAGGTCAGTGGTCAAGTACGGGGATAGTCGGTGCGGCGGCATTAGGATAGGCGGAACATGAAGAATGCGGGCAAGTTTAACGAATCGAACCAGGTACGTAAAGCCGTTTTGCCAAAATTCCGACTTTACGGCAATAGGGTGTACGGGCTAGTCTATAGGGCGCAAGGCCTTACGGCCGTTCGCAATGCCATAATTAAATCCACAGGGAAGACATGAAAAGCAAACCCGTATTAAGCCTTACCGACGTGCAAGCCATCCTGGCTGCCGCTGCGCAGCATGCTGTCACGCATCAATGGGCCGTGACCATTTCGGTGGTCGATGACGGTGGACATCTGCTTGGGCTGACGCGGCTGGATGGCGCTGCACCGATTTCGGCGCAGATTTCTCCGGCCAAGGCAAGGTCCGCAGCCTTGGGGCAGCGCGAAACCAAATCCTATGAAGACATCATCAATCAGGGCCGCACGGCATTTTTGTCTGCGCCCGGCCTGGATGGCATGCTGGAAGGCGGCGTACCCATTATTGTGGAGGGTCAGGTCGTGGGCGCCGTGGGCGTATCCGGGGTGAAGTCCAATGAAGACGTCGACATCGCCCGCGCCGGAATTGCCGCGCTGCAAGCATGAACCACCGTCCGACCCAAGCATCGGACGCCCCGCAGGATGAACGCGCCCCAGAAGGGCGCGTTTTGCGCTCCGCGCTCAACTCGGGGGTTACCCGTCGTGAGGTCTGGGCATGGGCCATGTACGACTTTGCCAATTCGGGCTACACCACGGTCGTCCTCACCACGGTATTCAGCGCCTACTTCGTCGGGGTGGTGGCGGCCGGCAAAGATTGGGGCACCCTGGCCTTTACCGGGGCCTTGTCGCTGTCTTATTTACTTGTGATGTTGACGATGCCCACGCTGGGCGCCCGCGCGGATGCCAGGGCGGGTAAACGCCGCTTGCTGTTCACCAGCACGGTGGGATGTGTGCTCGCCACCCTGCTGCTGGCCTTCACTGGGCCGGGAGACATCGCCTGGGGTCTGTTTGCGCTGGCCTTGTCCAATTATTGCTACTGCGTTGGCGAATCCATTATTGCGGCATTTTTACCCGAGATCGCCAAGCCCACCGCGCTGGGTCGTGTGTCGGGCTGGGGCTGGAGCTTCGGATATTTTGGCGGCATGCTGACCCTGGGCTTGTCGCTGGCGCTGGTATCGTGGGCCAGCGACGCCGGCCAAACAGCAAGCCAGTACGTGCCTAATGTGATGGTGTTGACGGCTGTCCTGTTTGCCGTGGCTGCCATTCCCTCATTCCTTTTTCTGCGCGAGCGCACGCCGGCCAGCCGGGCACCGGCGCAGGGCATGTTCGCCCGGTTGCATGCAGCCTGGAAGGAAACCGGCCACTCCTATACTGACTTTCGCACATTGCTTGTGTGCGGCGCTTTCTATCATGCCGGCATTTCTGTCGTCATTACGCTGTCAGCCGTCTATGCCACGGAGGCGATGGGCTTCACGATGGCCCAGACCATGATGCTGGTCTTCACGGTCAATATTGCCGCTGCCGCAGGTGCCTTCCTGTTCGGCTATGTGCAGGACCGCGTCGGACACAAGCCGGCGCTGGCCGTCACCCTGATCGGCTGGATGGTAATGATAGGGCTGGCTTATGTGGCCGTGCAGCCCTGGGTATTCTGGCTCGCGGCGACCGTGGCGGGCTTGTGCATGGGCACCAGCCAAAGTGCGGGGCGTGCAATGGTCGGTGCGCTGGCCCCTGGGCAGCGTCTGGCAGAGTTCTATGCACTGTGGACCTTCGCCACCCAGCTCGCGGCGGTGGTCGGGCCCTTGTGCTATGGCATCGTGACCTGGACAACCGGTGGCAATCATCGCCTGGCCTTGCTGTTTACGGGTCTGTTCTTCCTGGTGGGATTAGCCGTATTGACAAGGCTGGATTTTGATCGTGGCGCCCGCGTGCGCGATACTATGGGTAAACCCCAAGCTGCCGCCCTGTGACAAAAATTGTCCGGTTTTTCCGAGCCTTGTCAGCATGATGTAAGCCTGGCGCGCTACGGTGGATCAAAAAACCGACAACATACTTTAAAAAGGAGCCATCAGATGTCAACCGAAATAGAATCCGTACTAATAGAGAATCGGGTTTTTCAGCCGTTTCAAAACCTGGTCGAAGGCGCGGCCATATCGGGCATGCAAGCGTATGAGGCACTATGCGACGAGGCGCGCAAATCGCCCGATGCCTTCTGGGACCGCCTGGCACGCGAAAACCTGGTCTGGCAAAAGCCTTACACCAAGGTGCTGGATGAGTCCGAAGCGCCGTTCTATCGTTGGTTTGGTGATGGTCAACTGAATGTCTCGGCAAACTGCCTGGACAAACACCTGAACACCCCAACCGCCAATAAAACGGCGCTTATTTTCGAATCGGACGATGGCAAGGTCATGACGGTGACCTATAAAGCGCTGCATGCTCGGGTGTGCGAGTTCGCCAACGGCTTGAAGGCCCTGGGGCACAAGACGGGCGAGCGCGCCATTATTTATATGCCCATGTCCATCGAGGCAGTGGTGGCCATGCAAGCCTGCGCGCGGCTGGGCATCATCCATTCGGTGGTTTTTGGCGGCTTTTCATCGAAAAGCTTGCAGGAACGTGCGGTAGACGTTGGCGCCACGCTCGTCATTACCGCCGATGAACAGGTGCGCGGCGGCAAGGCCATCCCCCTGAAGGCGGCGGTCGACGAGGCGCTGGCCATGGGCGGCTGCGAAGCAGTGCGGCACGTGGTTGTGTACAAGCGTACCGGTGGGGCCGTGCAGTGGCAGGAAGGCCGCGACGTCTGGATGCACGATGCCAGCGCCAACCAGCCGGCAGAATGCGAGCCGGTGGCGCTTGACGCCGAACACCCCCTATTTATTCTGTATACGTCCGGTTCCACCGGCAAGCCCAAGGGTGTGCAGCACGCCGCCGCCGGCTTCCTGCTGTGGGCGCTGTTGACGGTGAAATGGACCTTCGACTCCAAGGACAGCGATGTCTTCTGGTGCACGGCCGACGTCGGCTGGGTAACCGGCCATACCTATATCACTTATGGGCCGCTGGCCGCCGGGCTTACCCAAGTGGTGTTTGAAGGCATACCGACCTATCCGAATGTGGGTCGTTTCTGGGAAATGATCCAACGTCACAAGGTCACCGTGTTTTATACGGCGCCTACGGCGATCCGGTCATTGACCAAGGCGGCCGAGTCGGC from Pollutimonas thiosulfatoxidans includes:
- a CDS encoding C40 family peptidase; translation: MPPHRLSPYLTTDLLLRGVKTLLVASALVLAGCAANDNQQQYAQSSAERLERDRYLAQTQADPLGAYLNNRERQYATSEPQQTAKTFASTALTMLGIKYRYGGETPNTGFDCSGLVAYAAEKSLGLKLPRQSSQMAREGISVKSSELRKGDLVFFNTRGHRNSHVGIYLGDSKFVHAPRKGAVVRIESMDVAYWKKRYNGARRLAATTSRSLAANGQASQ
- a CDS encoding CysB family HTH-type transcriptional regulator, which gives rise to MNLQQFRFVRETIRRNFNLTEAARTLFTSQPGVSKAIIEFEDELGVKIFERHGKRIKGLTKPGLVVAEVIDRIMREVDNLKKVSDEFARRDEGGLTIGCTHAQARYILPKVIPAFRERFPKVRLSLAEGNPPHLARMLLHEQADVAIATETLAQTPGLAALPLYSWEHTIVVRPDHPLAELRSSEARDISLKQLAEYPIVTYDRAFSGRRSIDEVFAAADITPDIVLEAIDADVIKTYVDVGLGIGIIAGMAFDPRRDKGLVGLPAGHLFGTHTTRVAVKSGVFLRDYVYVLLEMMAPELTREVVQEAIDKTPKAG
- a CDS encoding MFS transporter, coding for MNHRPTQASDAPQDERAPEGRVLRSALNSGVTRREVWAWAMYDFANSGYTTVVLTTVFSAYFVGVVAAGKDWGTLAFTGALSLSYLLVMLTMPTLGARADARAGKRRLLFTSTVGCVLATLLLAFTGPGDIAWGLFALALSNYCYCVGESIIAAFLPEIAKPTALGRVSGWGWSFGYFGGMLTLGLSLALVSWASDAGQTASQYVPNVMVLTAVLFAVAAIPSFLFLRERTPASRAPAQGMFARLHAAWKETGHSYTDFRTLLVCGAFYHAGISVVITLSAVYATEAMGFTMAQTMMLVFTVNIAAAAGAFLFGYVQDRVGHKPALAVTLIGWMVMIGLAYVAVQPWVFWLAATVAGLCMGTSQSAGRAMVGALAPGQRLAEFYALWTFATQLAAVVGPLCYGIVTWTTGGNHRLALLFTGLFFLVGLAVLTRLDFDRGARVRDTMGKPQAAAL
- a CDS encoding DUF2325 domain-containing protein, producing MSHVVSAVVVGADRLGNIPDLLKGHNIAIRHHISGRDPSHQKKTLQLPSGTELLILLTDFLGHNVMKTFRAAAQRAGIRVLACRRSVCSMKQALNQCGYCEACPLAANEREVVAAKRRAPL
- a CDS encoding CoA-acylating methylmalonate-semialdehyde dehydrogenase, with protein sequence MSAVPRIPLLIGGELVQSKTTEWRDVVNPATQEVVAQVPFATQQELEQAVANSKEAFQTWRNTSQATRTRVMLNLQKLVRDNVEALAKSISLEHGKTLPDAEGEVHRGLEVIEHACAMASLQLGEYAENAATGIDVYTLIQPLGVCAGITAFNFPIMLPCFMFPMAITAGNTFILKPSEQDPSSSLMLAKLALEAGLPPGVLNVVHGGPDTANGLCDHPDIKAVSFIGSTHVGTEIYRRASNAGKRCQAMMGAKNHCVILPDADREVALNQLVGAAFGAAGQRCMATSVAVLVGEARDWLPDFVERAKKLKVSIGSDRDADLGPLVSPNAKKRVEGLIEQGTKEGAELVLDGRKLNVPGYEKGNFVGPTIFNGVKADMAIYQEEIFGPVLCVVGVDTLEEAVQFINNNPNGNGVAVFTQDGGAARYFQNHIDVGQIGINIPIPVPVAWFSFTGSRGSKLGDLGPNGKQAVHFWTQTKTVTARWVAHASGVNTTISMK
- the acs gene encoding acetate--CoA ligase, which codes for MSTEIESVLIENRVFQPFQNLVEGAAISGMQAYEALCDEARKSPDAFWDRLARENLVWQKPYTKVLDESEAPFYRWFGDGQLNVSANCLDKHLNTPTANKTALIFESDDGKVMTVTYKALHARVCEFANGLKALGHKTGERAIIYMPMSIEAVVAMQACARLGIIHSVVFGGFSSKSLQERAVDVGATLVITADEQVRGGKAIPLKAAVDEALAMGGCEAVRHVVVYKRTGGAVQWQEGRDVWMHDASANQPAECEPVALDAEHPLFILYTSGSTGKPKGVQHAAAGFLLWALLTVKWTFDSKDSDVFWCTADVGWVTGHTYITYGPLAAGLTQVVFEGIPTYPNVGRFWEMIQRHKVTVFYTAPTAIRSLTKAAESAPEYHPREYDLGSLRIIGSVGEPINPEAWMWYYTNVGRERCPVLDTWWQTETGGHMITPLPGATPLKPGSCTLPLPGIEAAVVDESGAEVGRGKGGFLAIKRPWPGMIRTIWNDPERFKKSYFPPELKGYYLAGDGAQRDTDGYFWIMGRIDDVINVSGHRLGTMEVESALVAHETVAEAAVVSRPDATTGEAIVAFVVLKQTLPAGEDADRIAKMLRDWVAKEIGPIAKPKDIRFGENLPKTRSGKIMRRLLRVVAKGETVTQDVSTLENPAILDQLSQAH
- a CDS encoding heme-binding protein, with the protein product MKSKPVLSLTDVQAILAAAAQHAVTHQWAVTISVVDDGGHLLGLTRLDGAAPISAQISPAKARSAALGQRETKSYEDIINQGRTAFLSAPGLDGMLEGGVPIIVEGQVVGAVGVSGVKSNEDVDIARAGIAALQA